A single region of the Streptomyces virginiae genome encodes:
- a CDS encoding peroxiredoxin, whose translation MLTVGDKFPTFDLTACVSLEAGAEFAQIDHKTHEGKWKVVFAWPLDFTFVCPTEIAAFGKLNDEFADRDAQILGFSLDSEYVHHAWRKDHADLRDLPFPMMSDIKRELSTELGILGEDGLPMRAVFIVDPNNEIQFSMVTAGSVGRNPKEVLRVLDALQTDELCPCNWNKGDNTIDAGALLAGE comes from the coding sequence GTGCTCACTGTTGGTGACAAGTTCCCCACCTTCGACCTGACCGCCTGTGTCTCGCTCGAGGCCGGAGCCGAGTTCGCGCAGATCGACCACAAGACCCACGAGGGCAAGTGGAAGGTCGTCTTCGCGTGGCCGCTGGACTTCACCTTCGTGTGCCCGACCGAGATCGCCGCCTTCGGCAAGCTGAACGACGAGTTCGCCGACCGCGACGCGCAGATCCTCGGCTTCTCGCTCGACTCCGAGTACGTGCACCACGCCTGGCGCAAGGACCACGCCGACCTGCGTGACCTGCCCTTCCCGATGATGTCCGACATCAAGCGCGAGCTGTCGACCGAGCTGGGCATCCTCGGCGAGGACGGCCTGCCGATGCGCGCCGTCTTCATCGTGGACCCGAACAACGAGATCCAGTTCTCGATGGTGACCGCCGGTTCCGTGGGCCGTAACCCCAAGGAGGTCCTGCGGGTCCTCGACGCCCTGCAGACCGACGAGCTGTGCCCGTGCAACTGGAACAAGGGTGACAACACCATCGACGCCGGCGCGCTGCTGGCCGGTGAGTGA
- a CDS encoding alkyl hydroperoxide reductase, whose translation MSLDSLKSAIPDFAKDLKLNLGSVIGNSDLPQQQLWGTVLSCAIAARSPLVLRELEPEAKANLSPEAYTAAKSAAAVMAMNNVFYRTRHLLSDPEYGTLRAGLRMNVIGNPGVEKVDFELWSLAVSAINGCGQCLDSHEQVLRKAGVDRETIQEAFKIASVIQAVAVTLDAEAALAAE comes from the coding sequence ATGTCCCTCGACTCCCTGAAGTCGGCCATACCGGACTTCGCCAAGGACCTGAAGCTGAACCTCGGTTCGGTCATCGGCAACAGCGACCTCCCGCAGCAGCAGCTGTGGGGCACGGTCCTGTCCTGCGCGATCGCCGCCCGTTCGCCGCTCGTCCTGCGTGAGCTGGAGCCCGAGGCGAAGGCGAACCTCTCGCCGGAGGCGTACACCGCCGCCAAGTCCGCCGCCGCGGTCATGGCGATGAACAACGTCTTCTACCGCACCCGGCACCTGCTCTCCGACCCGGAGTACGGCACGCTGCGCGCGGGCCTGCGGATGAACGTCATCGGCAACCCGGGCGTGGAGAAGGTCGACTTCGAGCTGTGGTCGCTCGCGGTCTCCGCGATCAACGGCTGCGGCCAGTGCCTGGACTCGCACGAGCAGGTCCTGCGCAAGGCGGGCGTCGACCGCGAGACGATCCAGGAGGCCTTCAAGATCGCCTCCGTGATCCAGGCCGTCGCCGTCACGCTCGACGCCGAGGCCGCCCTCGCCGCCGAGTAA
- a CDS encoding AI-2E family transporter, which produces MAKREGWLGRLGNKLNRMEARLNERRAEVEAETSGDLPHPAGPGRASEAGAAEAGAAAAVATVPAPPAYPPVVPAPHLAAPAAPVRPDPASVVPWGMRVAAEASWRLLLLAGMLWVLMKVISEVRLVVLAFAAAMLVTAMLQPFVVRLRRLGLPRGLATAVTAILGFVVIGLVGWFVVWQVMENLDDLSDRVRDGINELKLWALDSPFHVTEKQINDIAKNLSETIGTNTEQITSAGLQGVTVLVEVLTGILLAMFSTLFLLYDGKRIWNWALGLVPSAARAGVAGAGPRAWRTLTAYVRGTVIVALIDAIFIGLGIYFLDVPMAVPLAVFIFLFAFIPLVGAVVSGALAVVVALVTQGVFTALMVLLVVLAVQQIEGHVLQPFILGRAVRVHPLAVVLSVAAGGMIAGIGGAVVAVPLVAVTNTVVGYLKAYSREQHHLGSGMIGPGPHGSTALSVAPEGEDRPTS; this is translated from the coding sequence ATGGCGAAGAGGGAAGGCTGGCTCGGCCGGCTCGGGAACAAGCTGAACCGGATGGAGGCGCGGCTCAACGAGCGGCGTGCCGAGGTCGAGGCCGAGACCAGCGGCGATCTGCCGCACCCCGCCGGGCCCGGGCGGGCATCGGAGGCCGGTGCCGCCGAAGCAGGTGCCGCCGCGGCGGTCGCGACCGTACCCGCGCCCCCCGCCTACCCGCCCGTGGTCCCCGCGCCCCACCTCGCCGCCCCGGCCGCGCCCGTGCGCCCCGACCCGGCGAGCGTCGTCCCCTGGGGGATGCGCGTCGCCGCCGAGGCCAGTTGGCGGCTGTTGCTGCTCGCCGGGATGCTCTGGGTGCTGATGAAGGTGATCAGCGAAGTCCGCCTGGTCGTCCTCGCCTTCGCCGCCGCCATGCTCGTCACCGCGATGCTCCAGCCCTTCGTGGTCCGGCTGCGCAGACTGGGTCTGCCGCGCGGTCTGGCCACGGCCGTCACGGCGATCCTCGGCTTCGTGGTCATCGGGCTCGTCGGTTGGTTCGTGGTCTGGCAGGTGATGGAGAACCTCGACGACCTCTCCGACCGGGTCCGCGACGGCATCAACGAGCTCAAGCTCTGGGCACTGGACAGTCCGTTCCACGTGACCGAGAAGCAGATCAACGACATCGCGAAGAACCTCAGCGAGACCATCGGCACCAACACCGAGCAGATCACCTCCGCCGGACTGCAGGGCGTGACGGTGCTCGTCGAGGTCCTGACGGGCATTCTGCTCGCGATGTTCTCCACGCTCTTCCTGCTCTACGACGGCAAGCGCATCTGGAACTGGGCGCTGGGCCTGGTCCCGTCCGCCGCCCGCGCCGGTGTCGCCGGTGCTGGCCCGCGCGCCTGGCGCACGCTGACCGCCTATGTGCGCGGCACGGTCATCGTCGCCCTCATCGACGCCATCTTCATCGGCCTCGGCATCTACTTCCTGGACGTGCCGATGGCGGTGCCGCTGGCCGTCTTCATCTTCCTGTTCGCCTTCATCCCGCTGGTCGGCGCCGTGGTGTCGGGAGCCCTCGCGGTGGTCGTGGCGCTCGTGACCCAGGGCGTGTTCACCGCCCTGATGGTGCTGCTGGTGGTGCTGGCGGTGCAGCAGATCGAGGGCCACGTGCTCCAACCCTTCATCCTCGGCCGGGCCGTACGGGTGCACCCGCTCGCAGTGGTGCTCTCGGTGGCCGCCGGCGGCATGATCGCGGGCATCGGCGGGGCGGTCGTCGCGGTGCCGCTGGTGGCCGTCACCAACACGGTGGTGGGCTATCTGAAGGCGTACTCGCGGGAGCAGCACCACCTCGGATCCGGAATGATCGGCCCGGGCCCGCACGGTTCCACGGCGCTCAGCGTGGCCCCCGAGGGCGAGGACCGCCCCACCTCTTGA
- a CDS encoding hydrogen peroxide-inducible genes activator → MAVSSRGTKQPTLAQLRAFAAVAEHLHFRDAAAAIGMSQPALSGAVSALEEALGVQLLERTTRKVLLSPAGERIAARAQVVLAAMGGLLEEAEAVRAPFTGVLRLGVIPTVAPYLLPTVLGLFHRRYPRMDLQVHEEQTASLLEGLAGGRLDLLLLAVPLGVPGVSELPLFDEDFVLLAPREHALAGRRDIPLEELRGLQLLLLDEGHCLRDQALDICREAGRTTGADVTTTAAGLSTLVQLVAGGLGVTLLPRTALRLETARNEYLSTGYFAEPAPSRRIALAMRTGTARQEEFRAIAAGLREAVRPLPVWPTD, encoded by the coding sequence GTGGCTGTCAGTAGTAGGGGAACGAAGCAACCGACGCTCGCGCAACTACGCGCCTTCGCGGCCGTCGCCGAGCACCTGCACTTCCGGGACGCCGCCGCGGCCATCGGCATGAGCCAGCCCGCGCTCTCCGGGGCCGTCTCCGCGCTGGAGGAGGCCCTCGGCGTGCAGCTGCTGGAGCGCACCACCCGCAAGGTGCTGCTCTCCCCGGCGGGCGAGCGGATCGCGGCGCGGGCCCAGGTGGTGCTCGCCGCCATGGGCGGGCTGCTGGAGGAGGCCGAGGCGGTGCGGGCGCCCTTCACCGGGGTGCTGCGCCTCGGGGTGATCCCCACAGTGGCGCCGTACCTGCTGCCGACCGTGCTCGGGCTCTTCCACCGGCGCTACCCGCGGATGGACCTCCAGGTGCACGAGGAGCAGACCGCCTCGCTGCTGGAGGGGCTGGCCGGCGGACGCCTGGACCTGCTCCTGCTGGCGGTCCCGCTCGGGGTGCCCGGGGTGAGCGAACTGCCCCTCTTCGACGAGGACTTCGTCCTGCTCGCCCCCCGGGAGCACGCGCTGGCCGGGCGCCGGGACATCCCGCTGGAGGAACTGCGCGGACTGCAGCTGCTGCTGCTCGACGAGGGGCACTGCCTGCGCGACCAGGCCCTCGACATCTGCCGGGAAGCGGGCCGGACGACCGGCGCGGACGTCACCACGACCGCCGCCGGGCTGTCCACCCTCGTACAACTGGTCGCCGGGGGACTGGGGGTGACGCTGTTGCCGCGCACCGCGCTGCGCCTGGAGACCGCCCGCAACGAGTACCTGTCCACCGGGTACTTCGCCGAGCCCGCGCCCTCCCGGCGGATCGCCCTGGCCATGCGGACCGGGACCGCCCGCCAGGAGGAGTTCAGGGCGATCGCCGCCGGACTGCGCGAAGCCGTGCGCCCGCTCCCGGTCTGGCCCACCGACTAG